Proteins from one Candida orthopsilosis Co 90-125, chromosome 2 draft sequence genomic window:
- a CDS encoding Sps1 protein (S. cerevisiae homolog SPS1 has role ascospore wall assembly and localizes to prospore cytoplasm, nucleus): MVGYMSSRRDSKQISSPQSSCKYGNLRIIGRGNFGDVYRATNLTARKIEFVAIKVINMDDSGDDIKQTVREIQFLNKLRHANVVKYYESFTHGVNVFIVMEYCGGGSCSDLIKFQKKIPENVVGYIIKKVLIGLSYLHGEHKVHRDIKAANILLTDDGQVKIGDFGVSTEITLSKKKRNTFVGTPFWMAPEVITRGGSRRGVKKDDGYDYKADIWSTGITVIELVTGAPPLAEYDPMKVLFDIPKKKPPQLKGHYSDNIKEFVNLCVTSNPEQRPNCATLLQHGFITQLQGNIRQELMRMIIKKNAYIKQKPYSNSRHKLNCDLIENIDHEVSEIEVKPEIEWEFTQTLQMQLNNMTPDSSKVAETESGSVEVTGDDSVYSNVISLNVINSEVITPQQTEKGAILFHSLHHVLARGRDEETRRGVERVINAMNHFELKHPGLSNALVEEIERALRK, from the coding sequence ATGGTTGGTTATATGCTGTCAAGAAGGGATAGCAAGCAAATTCTGTCCCCCCAATCATCCTGCAAATATGGCAATTTGAGGATCATAGGAAGAGGAaattttggtgatgtttACCGAGCTACTAATTTGACGGCCAGAAAGATTGAGTTTGTGGCAATCAAAGTGATTAATATGGATGACTCTGGTGATGATATAAAGCAAACAGTTAGGGAgattcaatttttaaaCAAGTTGAGACATGCAAATGTTGTTAAGTACTATGAAAGTTTCACACATGGAGTCAATGTGTTTATTGTTATGGAGTATTGTGGCGGTGGTTCATGCTCGGACTTGAtcaagtttcaaaagaagattcCCGAGAACGTTGTGGGATATATTATAAAGAAGGTGTTGATAGGATTGTCATATTTACATGGAGAACACAAGGTCCATCGTGATATCAAAGCAGCTAACATTTTGCTCACAGACGATGGTCAGGTGAAAATTGGAGATTTTGGTGTTAGCACGGAAATCACGTTGtccaagaaaaagagaaacaCTTTTGTTGGTACTCCGTTTTGGATGGCGCCAGAAGTGATTACAAGAGGCGGATCAAGAAGAGGAGTCAAGAAGGATGACGGATACGACTACAAAGCCGATATATGGTCAACAGGAATCACTGTTATTGAGTTGGTTACCGGTGCGCCACCATTGGCGGAATATGACCCAATGAAGGTGTTGTTTGATATTCCCAAGAAGAAACCGCCACAATTAAAGGGCCATTACAGTGATAACATTAAAGAATTTGTTAATTTGTGTGTCACCTCAAACCCTGAACAAAGACCAAATTGTGCTACGCTTTTACAACATGGTTTTATAACTCAACTACAAGGGAATATAAGACAAGAGTTGATGAGAATGATCATCAAGAAAAATGCATACATTAAACAGAAACCTTATTCAAATTCTCGACACAAGCTAAAttgtgatttgattgaaaacattgatCACGAAGtttctgaaattgaagttaAACCTGAAATAGAGTGGGAATTCACTCAAACACTACAGATGCAGCTAAACAATATGACCCCAGACTCATCAAAGGTTGCGGAGACTGAAAGTGGATCAGTTGAAGTTACAGGTGACGATAGCGTGTACTCGAATGTGATATCTTTGAATGTGATCAATTCAGAAGTAATTACTCCCCAGCAAACGGAAAAAGGCGCGATATTGTTTCATAGCTTGCATCATGTCCTTGCAAGGGGCAGAGATGAAGAAACCCGACGCGGGGTTGAACGAGTTATTAATGCAATGAaccattttgaattgaagcATCCTGGATTGAGTAACGCCTTGGTTGAAGAGATTGAGCGTGCGCTTAGGAAATGa
- a CDS encoding Age1 GTPase activator codes for MDYLSKISFPYYQIPHTNVSLNKLFFTNQDDSETIRISLSENKSVGEICHQGSKGKDPTSYIENVDGDDKYSFPLLIKVDSKFNKFKLHVSIKPTSGFRDRNLLIVKSTGVENVSAMRELASDAIGSTVDVSKLLCKSLPIEDGVPEFQKLIINDSFDSKTMNDKRVSVSLWDHDPNSDEYNYLLHFSVWIDKTIPEESRENKTKSFEVKHEPKSYSLGDFRREFCFSIEDGPEFRKHLSSLEESVPKMRGHYLTLIEDFRVLESSVRRLTSSKTKIIEGINRIISLNSHLVDAFGFKREFQHTFLRLFDPFEKNINFFFDSVCDNKALTKIMDNIPLPQLETTSQSELLQMKKQFEADSKEYYAWMNKYLANEKERPDSKLLSKRKKFELSKFDYLNQLSKVTNNQYANNLAERLFKFVNLPYNESHPKLLNFKMFSDSANFDLIETNYQIYLFALTRFNSEKYQLRQKIEACQSNEELTTLIRNNNLSYSGSKNSTDSNDRNIDEFVVTKENFDLIFSDVHPPSESHSSDSDISGILFALSGQKNSGWHKEWVVLKDGQLTEYSDWRKGKSPISDPIEIALSSVKAVNHYKRQYCFEILTSSGAKHVFQAFDNDDRNKWVRALHNAGQLVDTKRLEQRFGTTHKKGKKNLGKVLTDFTTKPVVPGNSYDKSVSPVSIVSKDPFSENSYLNFVRSIPDSDNDMCVDCKSTESVEWVSINSLICMCVNCASCHRNIGSHISKVRSLTLDNFSKETEMLLRFVNNRQINAFMEENLTAPRIHAGTDHETRLHFIRNKYVKKKYSAVLPDVNNLLIKSIQQIQVQGEIKAILCGADVNSNIQIKSSNHNENTVVSIFEYSLRKFIEVDTDNAKQKCFILSELLVLNGCTNFGGVKVADTSVGLSEEACDYWRHKSVILNGSS; via the coding sequence atggaCTACCTTTCCAAGATCTCATTTCCCTATTATCAGATCCCACATACAAATGTTCTGCttaataaattgtttttcaCCAATCAGGATGATTCAGAGACTATAAGGATTTCTCTTCTGGAAAATAAGCTGGTGGGAGAGATCTGTCATCAGGGTTCGAAGGGTAAAGATCCCACCAGCtacattgaaaatgtcGACGGAGACGACAAATATAGCTTCCCATTGCTTATAAAGGTTGATTCCAAGTTTAACAAGTTTAAGCTTCATGTATCAATTAAACCGACCTCGGGGTTTCGCGACaggaatttgttgatagtTAAATCCACGGGAGTTGAAAATGTATCTGCAATGCGTGAACTAGCGAGTGATGCAATTGGGTCAACTGttgatgtttcaaaattattgtGCAAAAGTTTACCAATCGAAGACGGCGTACCTGAGTTTCAAAAGTTAATAATCAATGATTCTTTTGACTCAAAGACAATGAATGATAAGAGGGTTTCTGTATCCCTATGGGACCATGATCCCAATTCGGACGAATACAATTACCTTCTACATTTTAGTGTATGGATAGACAAGACTATTCCTGAAGAAAGCAGGGAAAATAAgacaaaatcttttgagGTAAAGCATGAACCCAAAAGTTACAGTTTGGGTGATTTTAGGCGAGAGTTTTGTTTCAGTATCGAAGACGGCCCAGAATTCAGAAAACATTTAAGCAGCTTAGAGGAGTCTGTTCCCAAAATGCGTGGACACTACTTGACTTTAATAGAGGACTTCCGAGTTTTGGAGTCAAGCGTTCGACGATTAACTAGTTCCAAAACGAAAATAATAGAGGGAATCAACCGTATAATAAGCTTAAACTCACATCTTGTTGATGCATTTGGATTTAAACGAGAGTTTCAACACACCTTTCTTCGTTTATTTGACCCATTTGAgaaaaacatcaacttcttctttgatCTGGTTTGTGACAATAAGGCTCTCACCAAGATTATGGACAATATACCTTTACCCCAACTAGAAACGACGAGCCAATCTGAACTACtacaaatgaaaaaacaatttgaagcAGACTCCAAGGAATACTATGCGTGGATGAATAAGTATCTAGCGAACGAGAAAGAGAGACCAGATTCCAAACTATTgtccaaaagaaaaaagttCGAATTATCAAAGTTTGACTATTTAAACCAGCTCAGCAAAGtcaccaacaaccaatATGCCAACAATTTAGCAGAAAGactttttaaatttgtAAACTTACCTTACAACGAATCGCATCCAAAGTTGctaaatttcaaaatgttttcaGATAGCGCGAACTTTGACCTAATTGAAACCAACTACCAAATCTATTTGTTTGCATTGACTAGATTCAACAGTGAAAAATACCAATTAAGACAGAAGATTGAAGCTTGCCAATCCAATGAGGAGTTGACTACCTTGATACGAAACAATAATCTAAGTTATTCTGGCTCAAAAAACTCTACTGACTCCAATGACAGGAATATTGACGAGTTTGTGGTCACAAAGGAGAATTTTGACCTAATATTTTCCGATGTTCATCCACCAAGTGAGTCCCACTCCAGTGATTCAGATATATCAGGTATTCTTTTTGCCCTCAGTGGTCAAAAGAATTCAGGCTGGCATAAAGAATGGGTTGTTCTTAAAGATGGACAGTTGACAGAGTATTCAGATTGGCGTAAAGGAAAGTCGCCGATAAGTGACCCAATTGAAATAGCATTGTCTAGTGTGAAAGCTGTGAATCACTACAAGAGACAATACTGCTTTGAGATTTTGACTTCGTCAGGAGCAAAACATGTCTTTCAAGCTTTTGACAATGATGATAGGAATAAATGGGTTAGGGCACTCCATAATGCTGGTCAGCTAGTCGATACGAAGCGATTGGAGCAGAGGTTCGGTACTACGCacaaaaaaggaaaaaagAACTTGGGCAAAGTGTTAACAGATTTTACTACAAAACCAGTTGTTCCTGGTAATAGCTACGACAAAAGTGTCTCGCCAGTATCTATCGTCTCCAAAGACCCCTTTTCCGAGAATTCGTACTTGAACTTTGTAAGATCAATACCCGATAGTGATAATGATATGTGTGTTGATTGCAAACTGACAGAGCTGGTGGAATGGGTTTCGATTAATTCGTTAATTTGCATGTGCGTGAATTGTGCTTCGTGTCACCGTAATATAGGATCACACATTAGCAAAGTCAGATCATTGACTCTagataatttttcaaaggaAACTGAGATGTTATTAAGGTTTGTCAATAATCGTCAGATTAATGCATTTATGGAAGAGAATTTAACAGCTCCTCGTATTCACGCGGGTACTGATCATGAAACTAGATTGCACTTTATTCGAAACAAGTATGTTAAGAAAAAATATTCAGCGGTGTTGCCAGATGTGAATaacttgttgatcaaatcgatacaacaaattcaagtaCAAGGTGAAATAAAAGCAATATTATGTGGTGCTGATGTAAACCTGAACATTCAAattaaatcttcaaatcacAATGAAAACACAGTGGTTTCCATATTTGAGTACAGTTTACGAAAATTTATTGAGGTTGATACCGATAATGCCAAACAGAAATGTTTCATTCTTTCTGAACTTTTAGTGTTGAATGGCTGTACCAATTTTGGAGGAGTTAAAGTTGCGGATACCAGTGTTGGCTTATCTGAGGAGGCTTGTGATTATTGGAGACATAAAAGTGTCATTTTGAATGGCTCTTCTtag